In one Candidatus Nanopelagicus limnes genomic region, the following are encoded:
- the serC gene encoding phosphoserine transaminase gives MSEIKIPENLKPSDGRFGCGPSKILPASIANLASNYGKVLGTSHRQKPVKEVVGAVRSGLKSLFSLPDGYEVIIGNGGSTAFWDIATFALIENKSQHLVFGEFSSKFATAAKEAPMIGDPEVIKTEPGSHPLPKVSADIDTYALTHNETSTGVMMPIIRPAGSAGSLVLVDATSAAGGLDLDISQSDCYYFAPQKSFASDGGLWIAIMSPAAIARVEKIKASGRWVPAFFDLSIAIENSRLDQTYNTPALATIILLAEQINWMNSNGGLKFAAGRSEDSSNRLYSWAEKTSYTTPFVADPAMRSKVVGTINFDESIDALEIAKVLRANGIVDTDPYRKLGKNQLRIGMFPAVEPADIDALTSSIEYVVEKLAK, from the coding sequence ATGAGTGAAATTAAGATCCCAGAAAATTTAAAACCATCTGATGGCAGATTTGGTTGTGGGCCGTCAAAAATTTTGCCAGCATCTATTGCAAACTTAGCCAGTAATTATGGAAAAGTTTTAGGAACAAGTCATCGCCAAAAACCAGTTAAAGAGGTAGTTGGTGCGGTTAGAAGTGGACTTAAATCTTTATTTTCACTTCCTGATGGTTATGAAGTAATTATTGGCAACGGTGGATCAACCGCTTTTTGGGATATTGCAACCTTTGCGTTAATTGAAAACAAATCTCAGCACCTAGTCTTTGGTGAGTTCTCATCTAAATTTGCAACAGCAGCAAAAGAGGCGCCAATGATTGGTGATCCGGAAGTAATTAAAACTGAGCCCGGCTCACATCCACTGCCAAAAGTTTCAGCAGATATCGATACCTATGCCTTAACGCATAATGAAACAAGCACTGGAGTAATGATGCCAATCATTCGACCAGCTGGCTCGGCAGGCAGCCTGGTGTTAGTTGATGCCACAAGTGCGGCTGGTGGCCTTGATTTAGATATTTCACAATCTGATTGCTACTACTTCGCGCCGCAAAAATCATTTGCCTCCGATGGTGGTTTATGGATTGCGATTATGAGCCCGGCAGCAATTGCCCGTGTTGAAAAAATTAAAGCAAGTGGGCGATGGGTGCCAGCATTTTTTGATCTTTCAATTGCAATTGAAAACTCACGCCTTGATCAAACTTATAACACTCCAGCTCTTGCCACCATAATTTTATTAGCAGAGCAAATCAATTGGATGAATTCAAATGGTGGCTTAAAGTTTGCAGCCGGTCGAAGTGAGGATTCATCAAATCGTTTGTATTCATGGGCTGAGAAAACTAGTTACACCACACCATTTGTTGCCGACCCAGCAATGCGTTCAAAGGTAGTTGGCACAATTAATTTTGATGAAAGCATTGACGCACTTGAAATCGCAAAGGTATTGCGTGCTAATGGCATTGTGGACACAGATCCATATCGTAAATTAGGTAAGAACCAACTTCGAATTGGAATGTTTCCAGCAGTTGAGCCAGCAGATATTGATGCACTCACAAGCTCTATTGAGTATGTAGTAGAAAAGCTTGCCAAATGA
- a CDS encoding citrate synthase 2, with product MSDDFKPGLEGVIAFESKIAEPDKEGSALRYRGVDIEDLVGRVTFGNVWGLLVDDEFNPGLPPAEPFLIPVHTGDVRVDVQSAIAMLTPAWGLKPLLDISDEEARSNLARVSVMVLSYVAQSARGTIAQVIPQSEIDKAHTVVERMMIRWRGEPDPVHVRAIDAYFVSAAEHGMNASTFTGRVIASTGADVAASISGAIGAMSGPLHGGAPARVLSMIEAVEKSGNAESYVKSILDKGERLMGFGHRVYRAEDPRARTLRRTAKELNAPRYEVALALEKAALAELKQRQPDRVLETNVEFWAAIVLDFAQVPANLFTSMFTAARTAGWSAHILEQKRTGRIIRPSARYVGPGPRKPQDVKGWDASVESLHN from the coding sequence GTGAGCGATGACTTCAAGCCCGGCCTAGAAGGTGTAATCGCATTTGAATCCAAGATTGCAGAACCAGATAAAGAAGGCAGCGCGCTTAGATATCGCGGCGTTGATATTGAAGATTTAGTTGGTCGAGTTACCTTTGGAAATGTTTGGGGTTTATTAGTTGATGATGAATTTAATCCAGGACTTCCACCTGCTGAACCATTCTTAATTCCAGTTCACACCGGTGATGTGCGAGTGGATGTGCAATCTGCAATTGCCATGCTTACTCCGGCTTGGGGATTAAAGCCACTACTTGATATTTCAGATGAAGAGGCAAGAAGTAATTTAGCAAGAGTTTCAGTAATGGTGCTTTCCTATGTTGCCCAATCTGCCCGTGGCACAATCGCGCAAGTTATTCCACAATCAGAGATTGATAAAGCACACACAGTTGTTGAGCGAATGATGATTCGCTGGCGGGGTGAACCAGATCCAGTACATGTGCGGGCAATTGATGCCTACTTTGTTTCAGCTGCTGAACATGGCATGAACGCCTCAACATTTACCGGCAGAGTTATTGCATCAACTGGAGCAGATGTTGCTGCTTCAATCTCAGGTGCGATTGGCGCAATGAGTGGACCATTACATGGTGGCGCTCCTGCTCGCGTATTAAGCATGATTGAAGCGGTTGAAAAGTCAGGTAACGCTGAAAGTTATGTGAAATCAATTTTGGATAAGGGTGAGCGATTGATGGGCTTTGGTCACCGGGTTTATCGCGCTGAGGATCCACGCGCTCGCACATTGCGTAGAACTGCAAAAGAGTTAAATGCACCAAGGTATGAAGTGGCGCTCGCTTTAGAAAAAGCCGCGTTAGCTGAATTAAAACAACGTCAACCAGATCGAGTTCTAGAAACTAATGTTGAGTTTTGGGCCGCAATTGTTTTAGATTTTGCCCAAGTTCCAGCAAACTTATTTACTTCAATGTTTACAGCAGCCAGAACTGCTGGATGGTCTGCGCATATTCTGGAGCAAAAGCGAACTGGTCGAATTATTCGCCCGTCAGCTAGATATGTTGGGCCAGGCCCAAGAAAGCCGCAAGATGTTAAAGGTTGGGATGCTTCAGTGGAATCCCTTCACAACTAA
- a CDS encoding cryptochrome/photolyase family protein, whose product MASNSIFWFRRDLRLNDNPALLAAMAEGEAIVPVFILDPKLIKTAGSKRLAYLGQSLHHLDDSLGNKLHVIAGDQITVLKELMSKNNASTVHISTEYEPYGAKRDESIEASGIKLIRTGSPYAVAPGRVRKPSDDTPYRVYTPFYKAWCIHGWRKPAESPKNINAIAPSKDARAFPDWKLPDGTKITPAGEAAALERFKYFQKNGLDNYDEARNLAGIDGTSKMSAHLKWGEIHPRTLLAPLGDSKAHDVYRKEIAWREFYADILFHNQHTETEYYAKQFASMRYDQPGEKFKAWCDGKTGYPFVDAAMRQLLVEGWMHNRTRMVVASFLVKDLHLEWQVGERFFREHLVDYDVASNAHGWQWTAGCGTDASPYYRIFNPIEQGKRFDENGDYVRKYVPELAHIKGIEIHEPWEHPDGYTKGYVKQIVDHKVERAESLARLEEIKVNKPAYPKD is encoded by the coding sequence ATGGCCAGCAATTCAATTTTTTGGTTTCGCAGAGACCTTAGATTAAATGATAATCCTGCATTACTAGCTGCTATGGCAGAAGGTGAAGCAATAGTTCCAGTTTTTATCTTAGATCCTAAGTTAATTAAAACTGCTGGTAGCAAAAGATTGGCATACCTTGGTCAATCACTTCACCATCTAGATGACTCTCTTGGAAATAAGTTGCATGTAATTGCGGGGGATCAAATAACAGTTCTAAAAGAGTTAATGAGTAAAAATAACGCCAGTACAGTTCATATCTCAACTGAATATGAACCATATGGGGCAAAGCGAGATGAAAGTATTGAGGCTTCTGGAATTAAATTAATTAGAACCGGATCTCCATATGCTGTTGCACCTGGCCGAGTAAGAAAGCCAAGTGATGACACTCCATACCGGGTTTACACACCTTTTTATAAAGCATGGTGCATTCATGGTTGGCGCAAACCAGCTGAATCTCCAAAAAATATTAATGCGATAGCCCCATCTAAGGATGCAAGAGCATTCCCAGATTGGAAACTACCTGATGGCACAAAAATCACACCAGCTGGTGAAGCTGCAGCATTAGAAAGATTTAAGTATTTTCAAAAGAATGGCTTAGATAATTACGATGAGGCAAGAAATCTGGCTGGAATTGATGGCACTAGTAAAATGAGTGCGCATCTAAAGTGGGGAGAAATCCATCCACGAACTTTGTTAGCACCACTTGGAGATAGCAAAGCCCATGATGTTTATCGCAAAGAAATTGCCTGGCGTGAATTTTATGCAGATATTTTATTTCATAATCAACATACTGAAACTGAGTATTACGCGAAACAGTTTGCAAGTATGCGATATGACCAACCTGGTGAAAAATTTAAAGCTTGGTGTGATGGTAAAACTGGTTATCCATTTGTGGATGCGGCTATGCGCCAATTACTAGTTGAAGGTTGGATGCACAATAGAACCCGAATGGTGGTCGCCTCATTTTTAGTTAAAGATCTTCACTTAGAGTGGCAAGTAGGGGAGAGATTTTTCCGTGAACATTTAGTTGATTATGACGTGGCATCAAATGCCCATGGTTGGCAGTGGACAGCAGGTTGTGGCACCGATGCCTCCCCTTACTACCGAATATTTAATCCAATTGAACAAGGCAAACGATTTGATGAAAACGGAGATTACGTTAGAAAGTATGTGCCAGAACTTGCCCACATTAAAGGTATTGAAATCCATGAGCCTTGGGAACATCCTGATGGCTATACCAAAGGTTATGTGAAGCAAATCGTTGATCATAAAGTTGAACGAGCTGAATCTCTAGCAAGGTTAGAGGAGATTAAAGTTAACAAGCCTGCTTATCCAAAGGATTAA
- a CDS encoding cold-shock protein, translating into MPTGRVKWFSLEKGFGFISNDEGEDVYLAAAALPEGVTTVKPGTKLDFSIADGRRGPQALSVSIVEAPPTMATGSRGKNDDLAAMIEDTIKILDRFGNGLRSGKSSTAADSERLAKVLRGIASQIDGN; encoded by the coding sequence ATGCCTACTGGTCGAGTTAAATGGTTTAGTTTAGAAAAAGGTTTTGGATTTATTTCCAATGATGAAGGTGAAGATGTTTACCTTGCCGCTGCAGCATTGCCGGAGGGTGTAACAACTGTAAAGCCTGGTACAAAATTAGATTTCTCAATTGCAGATGGTCGTCGTGGACCACAAGCACTTTCTGTTTCAATTGTTGAAGCACCACCAACTATGGCAACTGGTTCCCGTGGTAAAAATGATGATTTAGCAGCAATGATTGAAGATACGATCAAAATTTTAGATCGCTTTGGTAATGGCCTTAGAAGTGGCAAAAGCTCAACTGCTGCAGATAGTGAGCGATTAGCTAAAGTTTTGCGCGGTATTGCATCCCAGATTGATGGGAATTAA
- a CDS encoding DUF3027 domain-containing protein, with product MAKKKSLFKKLRKNESSLVAEPEAPVDDSILEAISQPKVEEVVRPAIVRKPYIAPEKTYPAKIDVEVNKNDIFGALSIAKQAVIEDAGKSEYVGEFYSIDSDEERVATYLFHAKLPGYSGWMWAVTVAKIDDKSPATICDVVLLPGAKSLLAPNWVPYSQRIQPGDLGIGDVVPTSPDDERLTQSYAALPGEEELDIAQLFEFGLSRARVLSIVGRDAASKRWYEGDRGPRAPIAQSAPKPCSSCGFFIPIAGSLRSAFGVCSNAISPEDARVVSVDHGCGAHSEALIKAE from the coding sequence ATGGCAAAGAAGAAATCATTATTTAAAAAGCTCCGCAAAAACGAGAGCTCACTGGTGGCAGAGCCAGAGGCACCAGTTGATGATTCAATTTTGGAGGCAATTAGCCAACCTAAGGTTGAAGAGGTAGTACGTCCTGCAATTGTTAGAAAACCTTATATTGCACCGGAAAAAACCTATCCAGCAAAGATTGATGTTGAAGTTAATAAGAATGATATTTTTGGCGCGTTAAGTATTGCAAAGCAAGCAGTTATTGAAGATGCCGGCAAGAGTGAGTATGTCGGTGAGTTTTATTCAATTGATTCTGATGAAGAAAGAGTTGCTACCTATTTATTTCACGCAAAACTTCCAGGCTATTCAGGTTGGATGTGGGCAGTAACAGTTGCAAAAATTGATGATAAATCACCTGCAACAATCTGTGATGTAGTTTTACTACCAGGTGCTAAATCATTACTAGCGCCAAATTGGGTTCCGTACTCACAAAGAATTCAGCCAGGAGATTTAGGAATTGGCGATGTAGTACCAACCTCACCAGATGATGAACGGTTAACTCAAAGTTATGCAGCCCTTCCTGGGGAAGAAGAGTTAGATATTGCGCAACTATTTGAGTTTGGTTTAAGCAGAGCTAGAGTTTTATCAATTGTTGGTCGAGATGCAGCCAGTAAGAGATGGTATGAAGGAGATCGCGGACCTCGCGCACCAATTGCGCAATCTGCTCCTAAGCCTTGTTCATCTTGCGGATTTTTTATTCCAATTGCCGGATCCCTTCGAAGTGCATTTGGAGTTTGCTCCAATGCGATTTCACCTGAGGATGCCCGGGTAGTTTCCGTTGATCATGGCTGTGGTGCGCACTCTGAGGCGCTAATTAAGGCTGAATAA
- a CDS encoding DUF2530 domain-containing protein has protein sequence MREAIFVIALGIVLWIIAFVFAIVMNADTNVLWICVIGAAFGAMGLRYTIKRGRKGAL, from the coding sequence ATGAGAGAAGCAATCTTTGTAATTGCCTTAGGCATTGTGCTTTGGATAATCGCATTTGTGTTTGCGATTGTGATGAACGCAGATACTAATGTCTTATGGATATGCGTAATAGGCGCAGCGTTTGGCGCAATGGGACTTCGTTACACCATCAAACGCGGTCGAAAAGGCGCGCTTTAA
- the pdxH gene encoding pyridoxamine 5'-phosphate oxidase: MTNREDIAAMRRQYGEVGLVEANLPADPLALFDTWLKDAASNEIVVEANAMVLSTTVDDQPTSRTVLLKDLTDTGFTFFSNYESRKAEQIAKNNQVSLVFPWYPLERQVIVIGIASKISKEESEKYFATRPRGSQIGAWASAQSSELSSRAQLEKSFKDFEKKWPEGEAIPMPDHWGGYLVTPKSIEFWQGRYSRLHDRIRYVRDDNNNWQIKRLNP, translated from the coding sequence ATGACCAATCGTGAAGATATCGCGGCAATGCGCCGTCAGTATGGCGAGGTTGGCTTAGTAGAAGCTAATCTGCCAGCAGATCCACTTGCCTTATTTGATACCTGGCTTAAAGATGCGGCTAGCAATGAGATTGTGGTGGAGGCGAACGCGATGGTGCTTTCAACTACGGTAGATGATCAACCAACAAGTCGCACCGTTCTACTAAAAGATCTAACTGATACTGGTTTCACCTTTTTTTCTAATTATGAATCAAGAAAAGCAGAACAAATTGCAAAAAATAATCAGGTCAGCTTGGTTTTTCCTTGGTATCCACTTGAGCGACAGGTAATTGTGATTGGCATAGCTTCAAAGATTTCAAAAGAAGAGTCAGAAAAATACTTTGCAACTAGACCACGTGGTTCACAGATTGGTGCCTGGGCAAGTGCGCAATCAAGTGAGTTATCTTCTAGAGCGCAATTAGAGAAAAGTTTTAAAGATTTTGAGAAGAAGTGGCCAGAAGGTGAGGCCATTCCAATGCCAGATCATTGGGGTGGGTACTTAGTAACACCAAAATCTATTGAGTTCTGGCAGGGGCGATACTCAAGGCTGCATGATCGCATCCGTTATGTGAGGGATGATAATAATAATTGGCAGATTAAACGGCTTAACCCCTAA
- a CDS encoding pyridoxal phosphate-dependent decarboxylase family protein, producing the protein MHEFTPEVEELAKEILDYSLVRLRTDPPLDGPKTAQELYELAGNTITAKGLGGHEALKLFKEVLATACISTDHPRYLAFIPSAPSEYANLFDLVVGASALYGGSWLEGAGAVFAENQALKWISDLAGMPATAGGVFVQGGTIGNLSALVTARNTFRAKRKDVTRWVLAASADSHSSIKSAAQVMDVEILLIKPDKDGALQGDACAQVIDKYHSENPGHQVFALVATAGTTNLGIIDNLASVSACAKERGIWFHVDGAYGLAALCAPSVRPLFNGIELADSFIVDPHKWLFAPFDACALIYRNPKLAKRAHLQKAAYLETLDEDDEWNPSDYAIHLTRRARGLPFWFSLAAHGTDEYAKAMERTMDVAKDAAEQVRSHPNLKLLIEPSLSIVAFERVGWSSEDYEKWSDKLLADQIGFVTPSAHKGKPILRFAIVNPWTNEGDIAAILATL; encoded by the coding sequence ATGCATGAGTTCACCCCTGAGGTTGAAGAATTAGCTAAGGAAATACTGGATTACTCACTCGTTCGCTTGCGAACAGATCCACCTCTTGATGGCCCAAAAACTGCGCAGGAGTTATATGAGTTAGCCGGTAACACCATTACTGCAAAAGGTTTAGGCGGACATGAGGCGCTTAAATTATTTAAAGAGGTATTAGCAACAGCTTGTATTTCAACAGATCATCCACGTTACTTAGCATTTATTCCTTCTGCTCCTAGTGAGTATGCAAACCTTTTTGATTTAGTAGTTGGCGCTAGCGCACTTTATGGTGGTTCATGGCTTGAAGGAGCTGGGGCAGTATTTGCTGAAAACCAAGCACTTAAATGGATCTCAGATTTAGCAGGTATGCCGGCAACTGCTGGTGGTGTATTTGTGCAGGGTGGAACAATTGGAAACTTATCTGCGCTAGTAACTGCCCGAAATACTTTTAGAGCAAAGAGAAAAGATGTAACCAGGTGGGTATTGGCAGCAAGCGCCGACTCACACTCATCAATTAAATCTGCCGCTCAAGTTATGGATGTTGAAATTTTGTTAATTAAGCCAGATAAAGATGGCGCTTTGCAAGGGGATGCTTGCGCGCAAGTAATTGATAAGTACCACAGTGAAAATCCGGGCCATCAAGTATTTGCTCTAGTTGCTACCGCTGGAACAACCAATCTTGGAATTATTGATAACTTGGCATCAGTTTCAGCATGTGCCAAGGAGAGAGGAATTTGGTTTCATGTTGATGGCGCTTATGGATTAGCCGCTCTCTGTGCGCCATCTGTTCGGCCATTATTTAATGGAATTGAATTAGCTGACTCATTTATTGTTGATCCACATAAATGGCTCTTCGCACCATTTGATGCCTGCGCGCTTATCTATCGCAATCCAAAGTTAGCAAAGCGAGCGCACCTACAAAAGGCCGCCTATCTTGAAACCTTAGATGAAGATGATGAGTGGAACCCATCTGATTATGCAATTCACTTAACAAGGCGAGCTAGAGGCTTACCATTTTGGTTTTCACTCGCCGCTCATGGCACCGATGAGTATGCAAAAGCAATGGAGCGCACCATGGATGTTGCCAAAGATGCAGCCGAGCAGGTTCGAAGTCATCCAAATCTTAAGTTATTAATTGAGCCTTCACTTTCTATCGTGGCATTTGAAAGAGTTGGCTGGAGCAGTGAAGATTATGAAAAATGGAGTGATAAATTATTAGCTGATCAAATTGGCTTTGTTACACCATCTGCTCATAAAGGTAAGCCGATATTACGGTTTGCAATTGTTAACCCTTGGACTAATGAGGGTGATATTGCAGCAATTCTCGCCACGCTCTAA
- a CDS encoding DUF3263 domain-containing protein, whose amino-acid sequence MSEFSMPLNDASSSGLSELELRMLEFERTWWRHSGAKESSIKELFNLTPPVYYQMLNNLIDREAALMAEPLLVKRLLRVRQQRTAARSSSKLGFTL is encoded by the coding sequence ATGTCTGAATTTTCTATGCCCCTTAATGATGCAAGCTCATCTGGATTATCAGAGCTTGAACTTAGGATGCTCGAGTTTGAGCGCACTTGGTGGCGCCATTCCGGGGCGAAGGAGAGTTCAATCAAAGAGTTATTTAATTTAACCCCACCTGTTTATTATCAAATGCTAAATAATTTAATTGATCGAGAGGCTGCGTTAATGGCAGAGCCTTTATTAGTTAAGCGCCTATTAAGAGTGCGCCAACAGCGCACCGCTGCCCGCAGCAGCAGCAAACTCGGCTTCACCCTCTAA
- the groL gene encoding chaperonin GroEL (60 kDa chaperone family; promotes refolding of misfolded polypeptides especially under stressful conditions; forms two stacked rings of heptamers to form a barrel-shaped 14mer; ends can be capped by GroES; misfolded proteins enter the barrel where they are refolded when GroES binds) — translation MAKMIAFNEEARRGLERGMNVLADAVKVTLGPRGRNVVLEKKWGAPTITNDGVSIAKEIELDDPWEKIGADLVKEVAKKTDDVAGDGTTTATVLAQAMVREGLRNVAAGSNPMSLKRGIEKAVEAISDELLKMAKPVETKEQISATASISAADTTIGNMIAEAMDKVGKEGVITVEESNTFGLELELTEGMRFDKGYISAYFVTDTDRMETVMEDAYILIANSKITNIKDLVPVLEKVMQTGKPLVIIAEDVEGEALSTLVVNKIRGTFKSVAVKAPGFGDRRKAMLQDIAILTGATVISEEVGLKLDQTTLELLGTARKVVIAKEETTIVEGGGDAEQIKGRVNQIRAEIEKSDSDYDREKLQERLAKLAGGVAVIKAGAATEVELKERKHRIEDAVRNAKAAVEEGIVAGGGVALLQAAKVAFSKLKLTGDEATGGKIVEYAVESPLKQIAINAGLEGGVIVEKVRGLETGFGLNAATGEYVDMIKTGIIDPAKVTRSALQNAASIAALFLTTEAVIADKPEPKSAAPMPGGDGGGMDF, via the coding sequence ATGGCAAAGATGATTGCCTTCAACGAAGAGGCTCGTCGCGGTTTAGAGCGCGGCATGAATGTATTAGCTGATGCGGTCAAGGTAACCCTTGGGCCCCGTGGTCGAAACGTTGTACTTGAGAAAAAATGGGGAGCGCCAACAATTACTAATGATGGTGTTTCAATTGCAAAAGAGATTGAACTGGATGATCCATGGGAAAAAATTGGAGCTGACCTTGTTAAAGAGGTTGCAAAGAAGACTGATGATGTTGCCGGTGATGGCACTACAACTGCAACTGTTCTAGCTCAAGCAATGGTTAGAGAAGGATTGCGAAATGTGGCAGCAGGATCTAATCCAATGTCATTAAAGCGTGGAATTGAAAAAGCAGTAGAGGCGATCTCAGATGAATTACTTAAGATGGCAAAGCCAGTTGAGACTAAAGAGCAAATATCAGCAACTGCTTCCATCTCAGCAGCGGACACCACAATCGGAAACATGATCGCTGAAGCGATGGATAAGGTTGGTAAAGAGGGTGTAATTACCGTTGAAGAGAGCAATACCTTTGGGCTTGAGTTAGAGCTAACAGAGGGAATGCGATTTGATAAGGGTTATATCTCAGCTTATTTTGTAACTGATACCGATCGCATGGAAACTGTTATGGAAGATGCTTACATCTTGATCGCAAACTCAAAGATTACAAATATCAAAGATCTTGTTCCAGTACTTGAAAAGGTAATGCAAACTGGCAAGCCGCTTGTGATTATTGCTGAAGATGTTGAGGGTGAAGCACTTTCAACCTTAGTAGTAAATAAGATTCGTGGCACATTTAAATCAGTTGCAGTTAAAGCACCTGGCTTTGGTGATCGCCGCAAGGCAATGTTGCAAGATATTGCGATATTAACTGGTGCAACAGTTATCTCTGAAGAGGTTGGTCTAAAGCTTGATCAAACAACTTTGGAGCTACTTGGAACTGCGCGCAAGGTAGTAATTGCAAAAGAAGAGACCACAATTGTTGAAGGTGGCGGAGATGCTGAGCAGATCAAGGGCCGAGTTAATCAAATCCGTGCTGAGATCGAAAAGAGTGACTCTGATTATGACCGTGAGAAACTACAAGAGCGTTTAGCAAAACTTGCTGGCGGTGTTGCAGTTATCAAGGCCGGAGCTGCAACTGAGGTTGAATTAAAAGAGCGCAAGCACCGAATTGAAGATGCAGTTCGTAATGCTAAAGCTGCAGTAGAAGAGGGCATTGTTGCCGGCGGCGGCGTTGCACTCCTTCAAGCAGCCAAGGTTGCTTTTTCTAAATTGAAGTTAACTGGAGATGAAGCAACTGGTGGAAAGATTGTTGAGTATGCAGTTGAATCACCACTTAAGCAGATTGCAATTAACGCTGGCCTTGAAGGTGGCGTAATTGTTGAAAAGGTTCGCGGACTTGAAACTGGTTTTGGCTTAAATGCTGCAACTGGTGAATATGTGGACATGATCAAGACTGGAATTATTGATCCTGCAAAGGTAACAAGATCAGCATTGCAAAATGCTGCATCAATTGCTGCCCTCTTCTTAACAACAGAGGCAGTTATTGCAGATAAGCCAGAGCCAAAATCAGCTGCGCCAATGCCTGGTGGCGACGGCGGCGGAATGGATTTCTAA